The following proteins are co-located in the Manihot esculenta cultivar AM560-2 chromosome 7, M.esculenta_v8, whole genome shotgun sequence genome:
- the LOC110619307 gene encoding protein ROS1A isoform X1, producing MDSRTNSGDGFSTPQGRGVELMGSWVPPTPEKPIPARYNSMPIDRDGNHQLSRGNWQELATIPTGYAQEMLNSGRVAQHLGHNQIGQLGGNGCLAERNRMINHIAGSYTQTLRQESGNLNTNSFVDLLTMNNSVSFVSPHINVNRSMSMGERSLIPNFHSQVNSVIESRPGGLLFPHQTHCSSSNQASSHSSLLKIPQYGFHIPYNHNYGLNSLPSIEADAATTTTNSFQFAPVTPQQTKKLETQLPAAVNSPQEKASSEGTDKFCDLFASVNYIPEQHNSDVLLHNIVDTSSAVVSTPFNEPKDSGKLSDQVIDLNKTPQQKQPKRKKHRPKVVKEGKQTKTPKTATAKMADPKEKTTEKRKYVRKKDSKESITQHPDSVGETSNLEKNLKKRKYVQNDLQELATLNADDIGETADPTSGTAATSCRRALNFEKLENIREGKRNSFAQQEMLNKKGSCNSGKSFQAADSINKTNMKFRTKSDLQMRQDGETLLENHHSRATHNLASSSNQFLCNDNTISNRIGARAIPKSDRREAAVQLASTKEVQIGNSNVNAKATDIRMQHPCAEGIDQISFPANIICKNLERTRQMMPQNTQSVAEISQHLIDGRGYKKEFGHFEQTSHCTANPPDYQLYSCIKSNAICADTQKKRKIENGILTNINGLLPSDAAVNHSMLNISSRKNLHTTESTAYRNRETWNSHTESYNFRTKENSGSTRFPVDLYIHQVASGQDVSKQPVLSGSTACMEKIEDTKRSMNIQNLAALATVENFNMLPPSPQKTGPQPVDQLHPKTSNINVSIKQAVGSSQSKSVPFREGKMRKIRMDILQDHQSPAKRRGGPPKSTSIEEITYRMECLHLNERSNDMDGKEQNAVVPYKGAGTLVSYERSDFVKKHKPRPKVDLDPETERVWKLLMWKEGCEDVEGIDEVKRKWWEEERRIFRGRADSFIARMHLVQGDRRFSKWKGSVVDSVIGVFLTQNVSDHLSSSAFMSLAARFPRKSTRNITCERDGAIILFDSIKWNEKLLQHPFYKQNSTTHCESTEYQRDSETSWTDRTSIVESRSHSPPEVFSSQDSFDSSVIQSNGGVRSYSGSNSEAEDHANEYRHSKSPSTFLTKHPQVETTTLYEELYRPVSGRTLFHMQSRHGQMQPEYTGNRQQQCPGLERLDKSLHGSSAFYQQIIYNNPQMQVPVLPSCNYQLCTTAQSEMVEVDCVGPNREKSISSWPSSASRFNKEKDASCTSKRVVQGAQDAAVSTTQKYRSSSCQETQTMDFYSFLRMQMMHEQSNPETCHGFQQPKVTKNSQLKSKSMVETANLADAQFNGQSSYKQHNSNVPIPTGKAFDAEERIALVDEQAHSENELAESNLKEEVHFTNKENLKTTSSRARKAKARGQKKDATDWDSLRKQVLANGRRKERSQNTMDSLDYEALRCANVNEIAKTIKGRGMNNMLAERIQEFLNRLFRVHGSIDLEWLRDVPPDKAKDYLLSMKGLGLKSVECVRLLTLHHLAFPVDTNVGRIAVRLGWVPLQPLPESLQIHLLELYPVLESIQKYLWPRLCKLDQQTLYELHYQLITFGKVFCTKKKPNCNACPMRAECRHFASAFASARLALPGPEEKSMLTSTVPLEMEKGSGIVINPMPLPPSEKNPPKTGVSDIVSCVPIIEEPATPEQEHTEVSESDIEDIFNDNSDEIPIIKLNIEEWTMNLQNYMQANMEVQECDMSKALVALNPEAAYIPAIKLKYISHLRTEHQVYELPDLHPLLKEMDRREPDDHSPYLLAIWKPGETANSIQPPEQHCQSQELDKLCNKKTCSSCNSIREANSQTVRGTFLIPCRTAMRGSFPLNGTYFQVNEVFADNESSLNPIDVPRAWIWNLPRRIVYFGTSVSTIFRGLSTERIQHCFWKGFVCVRGFDQKTRAPRPLVRRFHCPASKAKTE from the exons ATGGATTCAAGAACCAATTCAGGAGATGGATTTTCAACCCCACAAGGGAGAGGGGTAGAGTTGATGGGTTCTTGGGTGCCACCAACTCCAGAAAAGCCAATTCCTGCAAGATATAATTCCATGCCAATTGACAGGGATGGGAATCATCAACTGAGTAGAGGGAATTGGCAAGAACTGGCAACAATTCCCACAGGATATGCACAGGAGATGTTGAATTCTGGCAGGGTTGCACAACATTTAGGCCATAATCAAATTGGCCAATTGGGCGGAAATGGGTGTTTGGCAGAGAGGAACAGAATGATAAATCACATTGCAGGGTCCTACACACAGACACTTCGTCAAGAAAGTGGAAATCTGAATACTAATTCATTTGTTGATCTCTTGACAATGAATAATTCAGTTTCTTTTGTCAGTCCACACATAAATGTAAATAGAAGTATGAGCATGGGAGAAAGGTCTTTGATTCCAAATTTTCACTCCCAAGTTAACAGCGTGATAGAATCCAGACCTGGAGGATTGCTATTCCCTCACCAAACTCACTGCTCGAGTTCAAACCAGGCGAGTAGCCATAGTAGCTTACTGAAGATTCCTCAGT ATGGATTTCACATACCTTACAATCATAACTATGGCCTCAATTCACTACCAAGCATAGAAGCTGATGCAGCAACAACTACAACCAACTCATTCCAATTCGCACCAGTAACGCCGCAACAGACCAAGAAGTTAGAGACCCAGCTCCCTGCAGCTGTAAATTCTCCACAGGAAAAAGCCTCAAGTGAAGGAACAGACAAATTTTGTGATTTATTTGCATCAGTGAACTACATCCCAGAACAGCACAATTCTGATGTGCTCTTGCATAACATTGTGGACACGTCATCAGCTGTTGTTTCTACACCATTTAACGAACCAAAAGATTCTGGCAAGCTAAGTGACCAGGTTATTGACCTGAACAAAACACCTCAGCAGAAACAACCAAAACGAAAGAAGCACAGGCCTAAAGTAGTTAAGGAAGGAAAACAGACCAAGACTCCCAAGACTGCAACAGCTAAAATGGCTGATCCCAAGGAGAAGACAACTGAAAAGAGAAAGTATGTGCGCAAGAAGGACTCAAAAGAGTCAATAACTCAACATCCAGATTCTGTTGGAGAGACTTCCAATTTGGAAAAGAACCTGAAGAAAAGGAAGTATGTTCAAAATGACCTACAAGAACTAGCAACTCTGAATGCAGATGATATAGGTGAGACTGCGGATCCCACTTCTGGAACTGCAGCAACATCATGTAGAAGAGCATTGAACTTTGAAAAGTTGGAAAATATCAGAGAAGGGAAGAGAAATTCATTTGCGCAGCAGGAGATGCTGAATAAAAAAGGGTCTTGCAATTCTGGTAAATCTTTTCAAGCTGCAGATTCAATCAACAAAACTAACATGAAGTTCAGAACAAAGTCAGATTTGCAGATGAGACAAGATGGTGAGACACTGTTAGAAAACCACCATTCAAGAGCAACACATAACCTGGCCTCTTCTAGCAACCAATTTCTGTGCAATGACAACACAATTTCAAACAGAATAGGAGCCAGAGCCATTCCAAAATCAGACAGAAGAGAAGCTGCAGTTCAACTAGCTTCAACAAAAGAAGTGCAAATAGGCAATTCAAATGTCAATGCTAAAGCAACAGATATCAGAATGCAGCATCCCTGTGCAGAAGGAATTGACCAAATTTCCTTTCCAGCAAACATTATTTGCAAAAACCTGGAGAGAACCAGACAAATGATGCCACAGAATACTCAATCAGTTGCGGAGATTTCACAACATTTAATCGATGGTAGGGGATACAAGAAAGAATTTGGTCATTTTGAGCAGACAAGCCACTGCACTGCAAATCCACCAGATTATCAATTATACAGCTGCATCAAGTCTAATGCAATTTGTGCAGATACTCAAAAGAAGAGGAAGATTGAAAATGGGATCCTGACAAATATAAACGGTTTGCTACCTTCTGATGCAGCTGTCAACCATTCAATGCTAAATATAAGCAGCAGAAAAAATCTCCATACAACTGAATCTACAGCATACAGGAATAGGGAAACATGGAACTCACACACGGAAAGCTATAATTTCAGGACGAAAGAAAATAGTGGGTCCACCAGATTTCCTGTTGACTTGTACATACATCAAGTGGCTTCTGGACAAGATGTGTCAAAGCAACCTGTATTATCAGGATCCACTGCATGCATGGAAAAGATTGAAGACACCAAAAGATCCATGAACATCCAAAACCTTGCTGCCCTAGCCACAGTTGAGAACTTTAACATGCTTCCACCTAGTCCTCAAAAAACAGGCCCTCAACCTGTAGACCAACTACATCCTAAAACTTCCAACATCAATGTGTCAATAAAGCAGGCAGTGGGGTCTTCTCAATCCAAATCTGTTCCATTTAGAGAAGGCAAAATGCGAAAAATACGTATGGACATCTTGCAAGATCACCAATCACCTGCTAAAAGGAGAG GGGGACCACCAAAGTCCACCTCAATTGAAGAAATTACATATCGAATGGAGTGTCTCCATCTCAATGAAAGGAGCAATGACATGGACGGCAAAGAGCAAAATGCAGTTGTGCCATACAAAGGAGCAGGGACACTCGTTTCATATGAACGTTCTGACTTTGTCAAGAAGCATAAGCCAAGGCCTAAAGTAGACCTTGACCCAGAGACAGAGAGAGTGTGGAAGCTATTGATGTGGAAAGAAGGATGTGAAGACGTTGAAGGAATAGATGAGGTGAAAAGGAAGTGGTGGGAGGAAGAGAGGAGAATTTTCCGTGGACGAGCTGATTCATTCATTGCAAGAATGCATCTTGTACAAG GAGATAGGCGCTTCTCAAAATGGAAGGGATCAGTTGTTGATTCAGTGATAGGAGTCTTCCTTACTCAAAATGTTTCAGACCACCTTTCAAG CTCCGCCTTCATGTCTCTAGCTGCAAGATTTCCTCGTAAGTCAACAAGAAACATAACCTGTGAGAGAGATGGGGCAATAATTCTGTTTGACTCAATCAAATGGAATGAGAAGTTGTTACAACACCCTTTCTATAAGCAGAACTCTACGACGCACTGCGAATCAACAGAATATCAAAGAGACTCTGAGACCTCATGGACAGACAGGACAAGCATTGTAGAGTCTCGTAGTCATAGCCCTCCAGAAGTTTTTTCATCACAAGATTCCTTTGATTCCTCAGTTATTCAAAGCAATGGTGGAGTCAGATCCTACTCAGGCTCCAACTCAGAAGCAGAAGATCATGCAAATGAGTACAGACATAGCAAGAGTCCCAGTACATTTTTAACAAAGCATCCGCAAGTTGAGACCACCACCTTGTATGAAGAGTTATATAGACCTGTTAGTGGAAGAACACTGTTTCACATGCAATCCAGGCACGGACAAATGCAACCAGAATATACAGGAAATAGGCAGCAGCAATGCCCAGGATTGGAAAGATTGGATAAAAGCTTACATGGCTCTTCTGCGTTTTATCAGCAAATTATTTACAATAATCCTCAGATGCAAGTACCAGTACTTCCTTCTTGTAACTATCAGTTGTGCACAACTGCACAATCTGAGATGGTAGAAGTGGATTGTGTTGGACCGAACAGAGAAAAGAGCATATCTTCTTGGCCTTCAAGTGCCTCCAGATTCAACAAGGAAAAAGATGCAAGTTGCACGAGCAAAAGGGTTGTACAAGGGGCACAGGATGCAGCTGTATCCACAACACAAAAATACAGGTCATCAAGCTGTCAAGAAACACAAACAATGGACTTTTATTCTTTCCTACGCATGCAAATGATGCATGAACAAAGCAATCCTGAAACTTGCCATGGATTCCAACAGCCGAAGGTAACAAAGAATTCCCAATTGAAAAGCAAATCGATGGTTGAAACAGCAAATCTTGCTGATGCACAATTTAATGGGCAAAGTAGCTACAAGCAGCACAACTCAAACGTTCCCATTCCCACAGGCAAAGCTTTTGATGCTGAAGAGAGAATTGCTTTGGTGGATGAGCAAGCGCACTCAGAAAATGAATTAGCTGAATCAAATTTGAAGGAAGAAGTACATTTTACTAATAAAGAGAACTTAAAAacaacttcttcaagagcaagAAAAGCAAAAGCCAGGGGTCAGAAAAAGGATGCAACTGACTGGGATAGTTTAAGGAAGCAGGTACTGGCAAATggtagaagaaaagaaagaagccaAAATACAATGGATTCCCTGGACTATGAAGCACTGAGATGTGCTAATGTCAACGAGATTGCCAAAACTATAAAAGGAAGAGGGATGAACAACATGCTAGCAGAACGTATCCAG GAATTTCTGAACCGACTGTTCAGAGTACATGGAAGCATTGATCTGGAATGGTTAAGAGACGTCCCCCCTGACAAAGCAAA GGATTACCTTCTAAGTATGAAAGGATTAGGGTTGAAAAGCGTGGAGTGTGTGCGACTCTTAACACTTCATCATCTAGCTTTCCCT GTTGACACAAATGTTGGACGGATAGCAGTTAGACTGGGATGGGTACCTCTTCAACCATTGCCAGAGTCACTTCAAATACACCTCCTAGAACT GTACCCAGTACTCGAGTCAATTCAGAAATACCTCTGGCCAAGATTGTGCAAACTTGATCAACAAACATT GTATGAATTACATTACCAGCTGATTACTTTTGGAAAG GTCTTTTGTACAAAGAAGAAACCAAATTGCAATGCATGTCCAATGAGAGCAGAATGCAGGCATTTTGCTAGCGCCTTTGCAAG TGCAAGGCTTGCGCTACCTGGGCCAGAAGAGAAGAGTATGTTGACTTCAACTGTTCCTTTAGAAATGGAGAAAGGCTCTGGCATAGTTATTAATCCCATGCCATTACCTCCATCCGAGAAGAATCCACCTAAAACAGGAGTATCAGATATTGTCAGTTGTGTACCTATCATTGAAGAGCCAGCAACACCTGAGCAAGAACACACTGAAGTATCAGAAAGTGATATAGAAGACATATTCAATGACAATAGCGATGAAATACCAATAATAAAACTCAACATAGAAGAGTGGACAATGAATTTGCAGAATTACATGCAAGCAAACATGGAAGTTCAAGAATGCGACATGTCCAAGGCTTTAGTTGCTTTGAATCCAGAAGCTGCCTACATCCCTGCAATCAAACTGAAGTATATCAGCCACCTTCGGACAGAGCACCAAGT ATATGAACTTCCAGATTTACATCCTCTCCTGAAAGAG ATGGATAGAAGAGAACCTGATGATCACAGTCCATACCTTCTTGCAATATGGAAACCAG GTGAAACTGCAAATTCAATTCAACCGCCAGAACAACATTGCCAGTCCCAGGAACTAGACAAATTATGCAACAAAAAGACATGCTCATCGTGCAACAGTATCAGAGAAGCTAATTCACAAACAGTCAGAGGAACATTTCTG ATACCTTGTAGAACAGCAATGAGAGGAAGCTTTCCGCTCAATGGCACCTACTTTCAAGTGAATGAG GTATTTGCAGACAATGAATCTAGCCTAAACCCAATTGATGTTCCAAGAGCATGGATATGGAATTTGCCAAGACGAATAGTTTACTTTGGAACCTCTGTATCCACAATATTTAGAG GACTTTCAACAGAAAGAATTCAGCACTGCTTCTGGAAAG GATTTGTTTGTGTGCGAGGATTTGACCAAAAAACAAGAGCACCCAGACCTCTTGTTAGGAGATTCCACTGTCCAGCTAGCAAAGCAAAGACAGAATGA
- the LOC110619307 gene encoding protein ROS1A isoform X2 — MDSRTNSGDGFSTPQGRGVELMGSWVPPTPEKPIPARYNSMPIDRDGNHQLSRGNWQELATIPTGYAQEMLNSGRVAQHLGHNQIGQLGGNGCLAERNRMINHIAGSYTQTLRQESGNLNTNSFVDLLTMNNSVSFVSPHINVNRSMSMGERSLIPNFHSQVNSVIESRPGGLLFPHQTHCSSSNQASSHSSLLKIPQYGFHIPYNHNYGLNSLPSIEADAATTTTNSFQFAPVTPQQTKKLETQLPAAVNSPQEKASSEGTDKFCDLFASVNYIPEQHNSDVLLHNIVDTSSAVVSTPFNEPKDSGKLSDQVIDLNKTPQQKQPKRKKHRPKVVKEGKQTKTPKTATAKMADPKEKTTEKRKYVRKKDSKESITQHPDSVGETSNLEKNLKKRKYVQNDLQELATLNADDIGETADPTSGTAATSCRRALNFEKLENIREGKRNSFAQQEMLNKKGSCNSGKSFQAADSINKTNMKFRTKSDLQMRQDGETLLENHHSRATHNLASSSNQFLCNDNTISNRIGARAIPKSDRREAAVQLASTKEVQIGNSNVNAKATDIRMQHPCAEGIDQISFPANIICKNLERTRQMMPQNTQSVAEISQHLIDGRGYKKEFGHFEQTSHCTANPPDYQLYSCIKSNAICADTQKKRKIENGILTNINGLLPSDAAVNHSMLNISSRKNLHTTESTAYRNRETWNSHTESYNFRTKENSGSTRFPVDLYIHQVASGQDVSKQPVLSGSTACMEKIEDTKRSMNIQNLAALATVENFNMLPPSPQKTGPQPVDQLHPKTSNINVSIKQAVGSSQSKSVPFREGKMRKIRMDILQDHQSPAKRRGGPPKSTSIEEITYRMECLHLNERSNDMDGKEQNAVVPYKGAGTLVSYERSDFVKKHKPRPKVDLDPETERVWKLLMWKEGCEDVEGIDEVKRKWWEEERRIFRGRADSFIARMHLVQGDRRFSKWKGSVVDSVIGVFLTQNVSDHLSSSAFMSLAARFPRKSTRNITCERDGAIILFDSIKWNEKLLQHPFYKQNSTTHCESTEYQRDSETSWTDRTSIVESRSHSPPEVFSSQDSFDSSVIQSNGGVRSYSGSNSEAEDHANEYRHSKSPSTFLTKHPQVETTTLYEELYRPVSGRTLFHMQSRHGQMQPEYTGNRQQQCPGLERLDKSLHGSSAFYQQIIYNNPQMQVPVLPSCNYQLCTTAQSEMVEVDCVGPNREKSISSWPSSASRFNKEKDASCTSKRVVQGAQDAAVSTTQKYRSSSCQETQTMDFYSFLRMQMMHEQSNPETCHGFQQPKVTKNSQLKSKSMVETANLADAQFNGQSSYKQHNSNVPIPTGKAFDAEERIALVDEQAHSENELAESNLKEEVHFTNKENLKTTSSRARKAKARGQKKDATDWDSLRKQVLANGRRKERSQNTMDSLDYEALRCANVNEIAKTIKGRGMNNMLAERIQEFLNRLFRVHGSIDLEWLRDVPPDKAKDYLLSMKGLGLKSVECVRLLTLHHLAFPVDTNVGRIAVRLGWVPLQPLPESLQIHLLELTRVNSEIPLAKIVQT; from the exons ATGGATTCAAGAACCAATTCAGGAGATGGATTTTCAACCCCACAAGGGAGAGGGGTAGAGTTGATGGGTTCTTGGGTGCCACCAACTCCAGAAAAGCCAATTCCTGCAAGATATAATTCCATGCCAATTGACAGGGATGGGAATCATCAACTGAGTAGAGGGAATTGGCAAGAACTGGCAACAATTCCCACAGGATATGCACAGGAGATGTTGAATTCTGGCAGGGTTGCACAACATTTAGGCCATAATCAAATTGGCCAATTGGGCGGAAATGGGTGTTTGGCAGAGAGGAACAGAATGATAAATCACATTGCAGGGTCCTACACACAGACACTTCGTCAAGAAAGTGGAAATCTGAATACTAATTCATTTGTTGATCTCTTGACAATGAATAATTCAGTTTCTTTTGTCAGTCCACACATAAATGTAAATAGAAGTATGAGCATGGGAGAAAGGTCTTTGATTCCAAATTTTCACTCCCAAGTTAACAGCGTGATAGAATCCAGACCTGGAGGATTGCTATTCCCTCACCAAACTCACTGCTCGAGTTCAAACCAGGCGAGTAGCCATAGTAGCTTACTGAAGATTCCTCAGT ATGGATTTCACATACCTTACAATCATAACTATGGCCTCAATTCACTACCAAGCATAGAAGCTGATGCAGCAACAACTACAACCAACTCATTCCAATTCGCACCAGTAACGCCGCAACAGACCAAGAAGTTAGAGACCCAGCTCCCTGCAGCTGTAAATTCTCCACAGGAAAAAGCCTCAAGTGAAGGAACAGACAAATTTTGTGATTTATTTGCATCAGTGAACTACATCCCAGAACAGCACAATTCTGATGTGCTCTTGCATAACATTGTGGACACGTCATCAGCTGTTGTTTCTACACCATTTAACGAACCAAAAGATTCTGGCAAGCTAAGTGACCAGGTTATTGACCTGAACAAAACACCTCAGCAGAAACAACCAAAACGAAAGAAGCACAGGCCTAAAGTAGTTAAGGAAGGAAAACAGACCAAGACTCCCAAGACTGCAACAGCTAAAATGGCTGATCCCAAGGAGAAGACAACTGAAAAGAGAAAGTATGTGCGCAAGAAGGACTCAAAAGAGTCAATAACTCAACATCCAGATTCTGTTGGAGAGACTTCCAATTTGGAAAAGAACCTGAAGAAAAGGAAGTATGTTCAAAATGACCTACAAGAACTAGCAACTCTGAATGCAGATGATATAGGTGAGACTGCGGATCCCACTTCTGGAACTGCAGCAACATCATGTAGAAGAGCATTGAACTTTGAAAAGTTGGAAAATATCAGAGAAGGGAAGAGAAATTCATTTGCGCAGCAGGAGATGCTGAATAAAAAAGGGTCTTGCAATTCTGGTAAATCTTTTCAAGCTGCAGATTCAATCAACAAAACTAACATGAAGTTCAGAACAAAGTCAGATTTGCAGATGAGACAAGATGGTGAGACACTGTTAGAAAACCACCATTCAAGAGCAACACATAACCTGGCCTCTTCTAGCAACCAATTTCTGTGCAATGACAACACAATTTCAAACAGAATAGGAGCCAGAGCCATTCCAAAATCAGACAGAAGAGAAGCTGCAGTTCAACTAGCTTCAACAAAAGAAGTGCAAATAGGCAATTCAAATGTCAATGCTAAAGCAACAGATATCAGAATGCAGCATCCCTGTGCAGAAGGAATTGACCAAATTTCCTTTCCAGCAAACATTATTTGCAAAAACCTGGAGAGAACCAGACAAATGATGCCACAGAATACTCAATCAGTTGCGGAGATTTCACAACATTTAATCGATGGTAGGGGATACAAGAAAGAATTTGGTCATTTTGAGCAGACAAGCCACTGCACTGCAAATCCACCAGATTATCAATTATACAGCTGCATCAAGTCTAATGCAATTTGTGCAGATACTCAAAAGAAGAGGAAGATTGAAAATGGGATCCTGACAAATATAAACGGTTTGCTACCTTCTGATGCAGCTGTCAACCATTCAATGCTAAATATAAGCAGCAGAAAAAATCTCCATACAACTGAATCTACAGCATACAGGAATAGGGAAACATGGAACTCACACACGGAAAGCTATAATTTCAGGACGAAAGAAAATAGTGGGTCCACCAGATTTCCTGTTGACTTGTACATACATCAAGTGGCTTCTGGACAAGATGTGTCAAAGCAACCTGTATTATCAGGATCCACTGCATGCATGGAAAAGATTGAAGACACCAAAAGATCCATGAACATCCAAAACCTTGCTGCCCTAGCCACAGTTGAGAACTTTAACATGCTTCCACCTAGTCCTCAAAAAACAGGCCCTCAACCTGTAGACCAACTACATCCTAAAACTTCCAACATCAATGTGTCAATAAAGCAGGCAGTGGGGTCTTCTCAATCCAAATCTGTTCCATTTAGAGAAGGCAAAATGCGAAAAATACGTATGGACATCTTGCAAGATCACCAATCACCTGCTAAAAGGAGAG GGGGACCACCAAAGTCCACCTCAATTGAAGAAATTACATATCGAATGGAGTGTCTCCATCTCAATGAAAGGAGCAATGACATGGACGGCAAAGAGCAAAATGCAGTTGTGCCATACAAAGGAGCAGGGACACTCGTTTCATATGAACGTTCTGACTTTGTCAAGAAGCATAAGCCAAGGCCTAAAGTAGACCTTGACCCAGAGACAGAGAGAGTGTGGAAGCTATTGATGTGGAAAGAAGGATGTGAAGACGTTGAAGGAATAGATGAGGTGAAAAGGAAGTGGTGGGAGGAAGAGAGGAGAATTTTCCGTGGACGAGCTGATTCATTCATTGCAAGAATGCATCTTGTACAAG GAGATAGGCGCTTCTCAAAATGGAAGGGATCAGTTGTTGATTCAGTGATAGGAGTCTTCCTTACTCAAAATGTTTCAGACCACCTTTCAAG CTCCGCCTTCATGTCTCTAGCTGCAAGATTTCCTCGTAAGTCAACAAGAAACATAACCTGTGAGAGAGATGGGGCAATAATTCTGTTTGACTCAATCAAATGGAATGAGAAGTTGTTACAACACCCTTTCTATAAGCAGAACTCTACGACGCACTGCGAATCAACAGAATATCAAAGAGACTCTGAGACCTCATGGACAGACAGGACAAGCATTGTAGAGTCTCGTAGTCATAGCCCTCCAGAAGTTTTTTCATCACAAGATTCCTTTGATTCCTCAGTTATTCAAAGCAATGGTGGAGTCAGATCCTACTCAGGCTCCAACTCAGAAGCAGAAGATCATGCAAATGAGTACAGACATAGCAAGAGTCCCAGTACATTTTTAACAAAGCATCCGCAAGTTGAGACCACCACCTTGTATGAAGAGTTATATAGACCTGTTAGTGGAAGAACACTGTTTCACATGCAATCCAGGCACGGACAAATGCAACCAGAATATACAGGAAATAGGCAGCAGCAATGCCCAGGATTGGAAAGATTGGATAAAAGCTTACATGGCTCTTCTGCGTTTTATCAGCAAATTATTTACAATAATCCTCAGATGCAAGTACCAGTACTTCCTTCTTGTAACTATCAGTTGTGCACAACTGCACAATCTGAGATGGTAGAAGTGGATTGTGTTGGACCGAACAGAGAAAAGAGCATATCTTCTTGGCCTTCAAGTGCCTCCAGATTCAACAAGGAAAAAGATGCAAGTTGCACGAGCAAAAGGGTTGTACAAGGGGCACAGGATGCAGCTGTATCCACAACACAAAAATACAGGTCATCAAGCTGTCAAGAAACACAAACAATGGACTTTTATTCTTTCCTACGCATGCAAATGATGCATGAACAAAGCAATCCTGAAACTTGCCATGGATTCCAACAGCCGAAGGTAACAAAGAATTCCCAATTGAAAAGCAAATCGATGGTTGAAACAGCAAATCTTGCTGATGCACAATTTAATGGGCAAAGTAGCTACAAGCAGCACAACTCAAACGTTCCCATTCCCACAGGCAAAGCTTTTGATGCTGAAGAGAGAATTGCTTTGGTGGATGAGCAAGCGCACTCAGAAAATGAATTAGCTGAATCAAATTTGAAGGAAGAAGTACATTTTACTAATAAAGAGAACTTAAAAacaacttcttcaagagcaagAAAAGCAAAAGCCAGGGGTCAGAAAAAGGATGCAACTGACTGGGATAGTTTAAGGAAGCAGGTACTGGCAAATggtagaagaaaagaaagaagccaAAATACAATGGATTCCCTGGACTATGAAGCACTGAGATGTGCTAATGTCAACGAGATTGCCAAAACTATAAAAGGAAGAGGGATGAACAACATGCTAGCAGAACGTATCCAG GAATTTCTGAACCGACTGTTCAGAGTACATGGAAGCATTGATCTGGAATGGTTAAGAGACGTCCCCCCTGACAAAGCAAA GGATTACCTTCTAAGTATGAAAGGATTAGGGTTGAAAAGCGTGGAGTGTGTGCGACTCTTAACACTTCATCATCTAGCTTTCCCT GTTGACACAAATGTTGGACGGATAGCAGTTAGACTGGGATGGGTACCTCTTCAACCATTGCCAGAGTCACTTCAAATACACCTCCTAGAACT TACTCGAGTCAATTCAGAAATACCTCTGGCCAAGATTGTGCAAACTTGA